ATAACGAGATTGCTATTACAGCCTATGAAAAGTTAGGTTTTGAAAAGATGGGCGAGAAGCAGGAAAGTACGCGTAAGCCTGGGATGTATTACCAGCGGATGCTGAGAAAGTCTGTTGCTCGCTAAAGTTTAGAGCGAAACTCGATACTGACGTTTTCCAGATTCAAGAACATAGGTGTCATAGAGCTTTCGGGCTGTCTCGTTATCTTCATCGGTATTCCAGTAGAGACGCGAACACTTATTCTCAATAGCAAATGCCTTTACATAATCAATGAGCGCACGGCCTGCCCCTGAGCCACGCACAGCAGGATCCACAAAGAGATCTTCTAGATAGCAGTGGCCATTGGGAGACCATGTTGAGTTTTGAAGGTTATATGTCGTGAAGCCAACAAGAGTTCCGTCGCGTTCTGCAACAGCACATTTCATATTGAAATCTGGATCCATGATGCGAGTCCATGTGCGCTCCGTCTGTTCGGCAGGAACTGTTGTCTTATAGAAGTCGAGATATCCCTGCCAGAGAACGAGCCAGCGCTGCTTATCTCCAGCTTTGATTGGACGAATCGATGTAGACATTAGAGCCCAAATGAAGGGTACTTATCGGAGACCAAGATGAATGCGTAGCCATTAACACGGTTCCAGAAGCGGATTGTCTTGAAAACAAACTTGCCAGCCCACTTTGGATAATTTCCTGTGGCTGATGTCATGATCCAGGCGATGAATGTCATGCCCAGTGCAATCACAGAATAAACAAGTCCAACAAGAATAAGTGGAATGGAGAGGAACCACTTCACAAGAGGAAGCCAGCGGTTGAGTGACTTGCCACCCTTGATCTCTGGAAACTCAACGCCAATATTCTTATTGCGTTCAATCGATGGGTATTCATCAGTGAGCAGGAGTGCGTAGGCAATCACGCGAGTCTGTAGTTCAAGAAATGCCTGGTTAAAAGTCAGCACGTAGCTTGGATAGACCTCACGAAATACCAGAGTCAGAAGCGGTGGCAAGATGATCAGACCAGCTGCAAATCCTGCATTCGATTGAATGGCAAAGGAGCAGATCAATACTGCGACCGGGAAAACAAGGATTCCGCGCCAGAAAACGGTGGTCTTATTGCGCTTCTTATAGGTGATCTCTATGTCAGTCTTGATTTGTTTGCTCATATCTAAATTCTATCTTGCGCATGTACTCTTTCCTAATGAGCACACGTGAATATGCAGTAATTACTGGCGCAAGTAGTGGAATTGGTGCTGCAACAGCACGAGCCCTGGCAGAAAATGGATTTCACGTTATCGCTGCAGCAAGGCGAATAGATAAATTGCAAGAACTCGCTGCAAGCTCTGAGAACATTGAAGCCTTCGAACTCGATGTTACTCACCAAACAAGTGTTGATTCTTTGGTTGCTCATCTTGGAAATGCAAAAGTCACCGTGTTGGTTCATAGCGCAGGTGGTGCATTTGATGCCGATTCAGTGATGGATTCTGATCCTGCTCTATGGCAGAAGACTTTTGATATCAACGTGGTGGGCGCTGTGCGCATGGTCAAAGCCCTCACACCAATCTTCCGTGAGCATCGCAAGGGTCATATCGTTCTAATCACTTCAACTGCAGCCCACCGCACCTATGAGAACGGTGGCAGTTATGCAGCAGCAAAGTTTGGTGAGGCATCCCTTGTCGATACTTTGCGTCTTGAACTCAATGGTGAACCGATTCGTATCTCAGAGATTGCACCAGGAATTGTGAAGACAGAGGAATTTGCCAAGATTAGATACAAGGGCAATACCGATGCTGCTGCAAAGATCTATGAGGGTATTGAGAAGCCGCTGATTGCAGAAGATGTTGCTGAAGCTATTCGCTGGGTTGTCATGCTTCCGGATCACTTCAATGTGGATTCAATGATGATCAAGCCACTCGCTCAGGCTGTCTCACACAAGGTTTATCGCAAACCTATTCGTTAGTAATTTCTCTTTAAGAGTTTTTAACGACTCGATAAGTGGCAAGTGATGAATCTGTTGCATAGGCGATACGAACACCAGCATCACGTGATGCGCTCAATCCTTCAACAATCTGTTTTGTGAGTAGCTCTCCTGGGGCAACAACTGCAACACCGGGTGGATATGGAGCGATGAGATCTGCAGAAATTCGCCCCACAGCGTTTGCCGCAGTTACCATCTCAGTCTCGGCAAAATAGGCATCGCGCATGGATGCAGCACGCTGCGGAATAACTGACCAACTCAGCGCTGTGGCACTCTCTCGTCGTCGTTCTTGGCGCTTCTTTAAAATAGGAATCAGCACATCAGCTAAGTGATCGAAATCTGCCTGGGTATCAGCAATCGTGCCAAGAAAGACAATCGTGTCGCGATCTGCCATCTCAACGCGGATGCCTTTGGCCTGTAGATCTTCTTCAATATCGACCCCTGATGCACCCAGCTGCTGCACGCGAAGCACAATCTTGGATGGATCAAAGCGTCCTTCAGGAAAATCTGATGGATAGAGAAATATAGGAAGCGGGAATTCTGCTTGCACCATCTCTTTAAAGCGATGGATATTGCTCAAAAGCTTGCCAATAAGTTCTTCGCCTCTTGTTTCAAGCAGGGCGCGAACACCATCGATAGATGCAAGGGGAGCACCCGCAGGAGATGTGGTGTGAGTTGTTTCAAAGCTCTGTTCAAGTCGCTCGGCGCTGAGCAGTGTTGTGCGAGCTAAGAGAAGTGCGGATGCGCTATATCCAGGAAGTGCTTTATGAGTACTAGTAATAAGTGCATCTGCACCCACTTGAAATGCATGACGCGGTAGTTCTGGATGGAATCCAAAGTGACCACCCCATGCAGCATCGAGAATGACAGGAACATCTACTGCATGTGCTGCATTGATTAATGCTGGAAGATCTGAAATTGTTCCGAGGTATCCAGGTTCTGTCAGAAGTACTGCGATGGGCTTCTCACTCAGCGCACGCTTGAGTTCACTGACTCCAATTCCAATCGGAACTCCAGTTGCACCATCAATCTCCGGAGACATCCAGATGGGTTCAAGCCCTGCTAAAACAAGAGCGCTTAAAACCGAACGGTGTGCTGTGCGAGAGACTGCGACTTTGTCGCCAGGTTTTCCGAGAGCGAAGATGATTGCCTGGTTTGCGTGAGTTGATCCACCTGTGGAAAAGCGCGCATAGTCAGCGCCCCACAATTTTGCAGCAAGATTTTCCGCCTTCTTGAGCGTCTGGTTCGTTAACTTGATTTCATCAAGGCCGCCATAGAGAGGTGTATCTGCATCAACGACTGCGCCTAACCCAGCATCGAGGGCGCTTGTCTTCTGCTTATGGCCTGGGATGGTGAAGGGAGTTCGAGCGCTCTCGAAGTATGAGAGATAAGCATCGAGTAGTGGTGCGCTCTCTCTGAGGTTGCTCATGTGGCAAGCCTAACTTGTACCAAGGAGTACTTGGGCACTCACAGCAAAGTAAGGGCCTTAGACTTTGACCATGACATCACAGGATCGCCTCCCACAATCACGCCACTTGGCCACTGATATTCCAGGGCCGTTATCAACTGCTGCAATGCAGCGACGTAAAGAGGCTGTATCTGGGGGACTAGGAACTGCAATGCCGGTGATTGTTAGCCGTGCGCATAATGCAATTATTGAAGATATCGATGGCAATCGAATCATCGATTTAGGTTCAGGTATTGGTGTTGTCAGCGTTGGAAACTCAGCGCCTCGCGTTGTGAAAGCAGTTCAGGAAGCTGTTGCCAACTTTACTCACACCAACTTCACCACTGTTCCATATTTGGGATATATCGAAGTCTGTGAAGCACTTAATCGTCTGACACCTGGAAAGTTTAAGAAGAAGTCAATTCTTCAAAATTCTGGAGCTGAAGCTGTAGAAAATGCAATCAAGATTGCACGTCACTACACAAAGCGTCCAGCAGTTGTCGTCTTTGAACACGCCTATCACGGCCGTACCAATTTAACGATGGCACTGACTGCAAAGAATCTTCCATATAAGGATGGCTTTGGTCCATTTGCCAGCGAGATCTATCGCATGCCAATGCCTTACTCATATCGCTACGATGGCAATCTTGCGACTATTGCAGAAGATTCACTTGCACATGTGATTTCAAAGATTGAGAAAGAAATCGGTGCACATAATGTTGCGGCAATCATCATCGAACCTGTGATTGGCGAAGGTGGATTTATCGTGCCACCTGCTGGATTTATGCCAGGCCTTCAGAAGTTTGCAACAGAGAATAAAATTGTCTTCATCGCAGATGAAGTCCAATCAGGTTTTGCCCGCACAGGAAAGATGTTTGCTGTTGAGCATGAAAATATTGAGCCAGACATGATCATCACCGCAAAGGGAATCGCTGGTGGAATGCCACTTGCTGCAGTGACAGCTCGCGCAGAGATCATGGATTCATCACACGTCGGTGGCCTTGGTGGAACATATGGTGGAAATCCTGTTGTCTGCGCCGCAGCTCTTGCTGTTATCGAAACGATTGAGGAAGAAAAGCTTGTCGATCGCGCAGCGCATATCGGCACCATTCTCTTTGATTCACTCAATGCCCTCAAGGCTAAGTACCCAATCATTGGTGAAGTGCGCGGACGTGGTGCCATGGTTGCAATCGAGCTTGTTCACGCTGGCACCAAGGATCCAAATCCAGAAGCGATGGCAAAGGTCATTAAGTATTGCCAGAGCAAGGGTGTTCTCATTCTTACTGCAGGCACCTACGGCAATGTCATCCGCTTCTTGCCACCACTCGTGATTACCGATGAGCTTCTCAAGGATGCCCTCGGCGTTCTTGCTGAAGGCTTCGCAACTCTCTAACCCACCCTCAGCAATCACCGCAATATCTCACCCCTTAAGGGGTGATTTTGGCTTCACATCCCCCCGCTTTTCCATCACCCTAACACCGTGGCAACGGCAAAGGGTGAGGCAGCGGAGTTCGAAGTAGATCCTGGGGTGACCCTTTCGCGCACTCTCATTCCAACCTTGCCGCCAAATTACTTATCCCGAAAGCATCTATTTCCTCTTCTCGATAATTCATCACCAAGTACGACAGTCGTCATTGCACCTGCCGGGTACGGAAAGACTTCCCTTGTTGCCGAATGGGCGCTCGCGCATCGTGATCGCGTTATCTGGTTAACCATTGCCGAAAGCGATTCGCTTGAAGATATGGCAGCGCTCTTTATTCAAGCGACGAGAAATATTCTTCCAGGCTTTGCACCATGGTTTGAAGGCGAAGCAAGTGTTCGCCCAGTGGAAGTAGTGAGACGTTGGGGCAATGAACTTCTTGCAACAGGTAAAGATTACATTTTTGTCATCGACAATCTCCGTGAACATACCAATCGTGACGTCGATATTGCTTCGCGCCTTGTTGAGCAATTTCCCAAGAACATTCAATTCGTAACAATCCGCCGAGATTCTTTAGAAACCGTTTATGCCACATTCGCTTCACGAGGAGCGCTCTCAGTAGTTACTGCCAACGATCTCCAATTCTCCGACAATGAGATTTCAACCCTAGCTGTGATGCACGGTATTCAATATGAAAATTTCGATATTCGGCAGTCACTCGATGGAGCTCGGGGATGGCCTGCCGCTGTCTCGATGCTAGTTCATCAAATTGGAAAGAATAAGAAGCCAATTGATTTTGAGAAGTTGGTTTCTTCACAATCCGAACCTCTAAGGGCTTTAGCTTCATCCGTAATTAACTCACT
The genomic region above belongs to Candidatus Planktophila dulcis and contains:
- a CDS encoding SDR family oxidoreductase, coding for MSTREYAVITGASSGIGAATARALAENGFHVIAAARRIDKLQELAASSENIEAFELDVTHQTSVDSLVAHLGNAKVTVLVHSAGGAFDADSVMDSDPALWQKTFDINVVGAVRMVKALTPIFREHRKGHIVLITSTAAHRTYENGGSYAAAKFGEASLVDTLRLELNGEPIRISEIAPGIVKTEEFAKIRYKGNTDAAAKIYEGIEKPLIAEDVAEAIRWVVMLPDHFNVDSMMIKPLAQAVSHKVYRKPIR
- a CDS encoding aminotransferase class I/II-fold pyridoxal phosphate-dependent enzyme encodes the protein MSNLRESAPLLDAYLSYFESARTPFTIPGHKQKTSALDAGLGAVVDADTPLYGGLDEIKLTNQTLKKAENLAAKLWGADYARFSTGGSTHANQAIIFALGKPGDKVAVSRTAHRSVLSALVLAGLEPIWMSPEIDGATGVPIGIGVSELKRALSEKPIAVLLTEPGYLGTISDLPALINAAHAVDVPVILDAAWGGHFGFHPELPRHAFQVGADALITSTHKALPGYSASALLLARTTLLSAERLEQSFETTHTTSPAGAPLASIDGVRALLETRGEELIGKLLSNIHRFKEMVQAEFPLPIFLYPSDFPEGRFDPSKIVLRVQQLGASGVDIEEDLQAKGIRVEMADRDTIVFLGTIADTQADFDHLADVLIPILKKRQERRRESATALSWSVIPQRAASMRDAYFAETEMVTAANAVGRISADLIAPYPPGVAVVAPGELLTKQIVEGLSASRDAGVRIAYATDSSLATYRVVKNS
- a CDS encoding GNAT family N-acetyltransferase, with amino-acid sequence MSTSIRPIKAGDKQRWLVLWQGYLDFYKTTVPAEQTERTWTRIMDPDFNMKCAVAERDGTLVGFTTYNLQNSTWSPNGHCYLEDLFVDPAVRGSGAGRALIDYVKAFAIENKCSRLYWNTDEDNETARKLYDTYVLESGKRQYRVSL
- the gabT gene encoding 4-aminobutyrate--2-oxoglutarate transaminase, with protein sequence MTSQDRLPQSRHLATDIPGPLSTAAMQRRKEAVSGGLGTAMPVIVSRAHNAIIEDIDGNRIIDLGSGIGVVSVGNSAPRVVKAVQEAVANFTHTNFTTVPYLGYIEVCEALNRLTPGKFKKKSILQNSGAEAVENAIKIARHYTKRPAVVVFEHAYHGRTNLTMALTAKNLPYKDGFGPFASEIYRMPMPYSYRYDGNLATIAEDSLAHVISKIEKEIGAHNVAAIIIEPVIGEGGFIVPPAGFMPGLQKFATENKIVFIADEVQSGFARTGKMFAVEHENIEPDMIITAKGIAGGMPLAAVTARAEIMDSSHVGGLGGTYGGNPVVCAAALAVIETIEEEKLVDRAAHIGTILFDSLNALKAKYPIIGEVRGRGAMVAIELVHAGTKDPNPEAMAKVIKYCQSKGVLILTAGTYGNVIRFLPPLVITDELLKDALGVLAEGFATL